Proteins found in one Fusarium oxysporum Fo47 chromosome V, complete sequence genomic segment:
- a CDS encoding acyltransferase 3: MSPRTSGLLDSDDWDEVKTDSSSDWTLAKSYSSWKPAAAGGKLKHIINTTRAAIRARTRPLENLRPTAYLDGLRGFAALLVYFHHHELWVRDVVGQKPILENSFGYGGKHYFASFPFIRHFFTGGHYAVSTFFIISGYVLSLKPMGLIQSGEHAQLGDVIASSLFRRWIRLYLPIIMSMLVYITLLHMFGVWVRIMTQQKSWYDELWAFYYEFKNFSFVFKEGGEPWLTYNRHLWSIPIEFKGSVVIFTAQMAFSRCSKNARLWCETGLIFYFMYIADGSFYSMFTAGMLLCDLDLLASKGDLPRWMARLEPAKEFIFYHLLIFSLFLGGVPSENRNVEQLAKNRGFYYLSWFKPQAVFDYKWFYLFYASVFLVASVPRIFWLKSFFETRFCQWLGRISFALYLVHGPVLWTIGERFYVAAGWQNEEIMKNIPHWANKLALPMSGPLGLEISFLLPQLILVPLTFGLADVVTRFIDTPSVKFAAWFYKKALGDPTSKQAKA, translated from the coding sequence ATGTCGCCTCGAACAAGTGGTCTCTTGGACAGCGACGACTGGGATGAAGTCAAGACGGACTCAAGCTCAGACTGGACACTTGCAAAGTCCTACTCATCCTGGAAACCAGCGGCTGCAGGCGGCAAACTAAaacacatcatcaacaccaccagagCTGCCATTCGCGCCAGAACACGGCCTCTAGAGAACCTCCGTCCAACAGCTTACCTAGACGGTCTCCGAGGTTTCGCAGCTCTTCTCGTGtatttccatcatcatgaacTTTGGGTACGCGACGTCGTTGGCCAGAAACCAATTCTCGAAAATTCTTTTGGCTACGGAGGAAAGCATTACTTTGCATCATTCCCCTTCATACGACATTTCTTCACAGGCGGCCATTATGCGGTATCGACATTCTTCATTATTTCGGGCTATGTTCTGTCGCTCAAGCCAATGGGACTAATTCAGTCTGGAGAGCATGCGCAGTTGGGCGATGTCATAGCATCTTCGCTCTTCAGGCGCTGGATTCGCCTTTACCTCCCTATCATCATGTCTATGCTTGTCTACATCACATTATTGCACATGTTTGGTGTCTGGGTACGAATCATGACACAGCAAAAAAGCTGGTACGACGAGCTTTGGGCTTTCTACTATGAGTTCAAGAACTTTAGTTTCGTCTTCAAAGAAGGTGGTGAGCCATGGCTGACGTATAATCGTCACTTGTGGTCTATCCCTATTGAATTCAAAGGCTCTGTCGTTATCTTTACAGCACAGATGGCGTTCTCTCGATGTTCGAAGAATGCTCGTCTCTGGTGTGAGACGGGTTTGATCTTCTACTTCATGTACATCGCAGATGGGTCATTCTACTCCATGTTCACGGCTGGTATGCTCCTCTGCGATttggatcttcttgccagcaAGGGCGATTTACCCCGCTGGATGGCACGTCTAGAACCTGCCAAGGAGTTTATCTTTTACCATCTCCTAATCTTCAGCTTGTTCCTTGGTGGAGTCCCATCTGAGAACCGCAATGTTGAGCAGCTTGCCAAAAACAGGGGTTTCTACTACCTTTCATGGTTCAAGCCTCAAGCAGTGTTTGACTACAAATGGTTCTACCTCTTCTACGCATCTGTCTTCTTAGTTGCATCTGTCCCTCGAATCTTCTggctgaagagcttcttcgagACGAGATTTTGCCAGTGGCTCGGGCGTATCTCGTTCGCTCTATATCTTGTCCACGGTCCAGTGTTATGGACTATTGGTGAGAGATTCTACGTGGCAGCGGGGTGGCAGAACGAGGAGATCATGAAGAACATTCCCCATTGGGCAAACAAGCTAGCCTTGCCAATGTCTGGGCCCTTGGGATTGGAGATCTCATTTCTACTGCCTCAGCTGATCCTCGTGCCCTTGACGTTCGGGCTAGCTGACGTCGTGACACGGTTTATCGACACGCCCAGCGTTAAGTTTGCAGCATGGTTCTATAAGAAGGCGTTGGGGGATCCAACTAGCAAGCAGGCCAAAGCGTAG
- a CDS encoding tryptophan synthase beta subunit-like PLP-dependent enzyme, giving the protein MVKLPSPFAEIPRVQLLFDRPSDIERLSCLSSSIDGGASLWIAREDRNSGLAFAGNKVRKLEYVLADAIAQGADTLVTTGGLQSNHMCQTSAAAARLGLKVALYPANRVASQDAEYKYLGNIQANSILGAETFAPDTSEDTVIRILKGRGQKPYSIPAGASTHPLGGLGYARWAFELLEQEAKLGVTFDVIALVAGSCSTLGGILAGLKLAQKQGITGSKKHLIGFSVLYPKKEDVVEKVLSIAKNAASKTGVSPDEITEDDFEIDASYIGEGYGQVNESTADGMKELARAEGILTDPVYTGKAFNGLLHTAKSGGLKGKNVLFIHTGGQAVLGAYPQLR; this is encoded by the exons ATGGTTAAGCTCCCGTCACCCTTCGCCGAGATTCCTCGGGTACAGTTACTTTTTGACCGACCCTCAGACATCGAGCGATTATCTTGCCTCAGCTCATCTATAGATGGGGGCGCGAGCTTATGGATAGCCCGTGAGGACCGCAACTCGGGCCTTGCTTTTGCCGGCAATAAAGTACGCAAGCTCGAATATGTCTTAGCGGATGCCATCGCGCAGGGAGCCGATACCCTTGTGACTACGGGCGGACTGCAATCAAACCACATGTGTCAAacttctgctgctgcggctCGACTTGGTCTTAAG GTTGCTCTTTATCCGGCCAATCGTGTTGCATCCCAGGACGCTGAGTACAAGTATCTCGGCAATATCCAAGCAAACTCAATTCTAGGCGCCGAGACCTTCGCCCCAGACACCAGCGAAGACACTGTGATCCGTATTCTCAAAGGTCGTGGGCAAAAGCCTTATTCAATCCCAGCTGGGGCGAGCACGCATCCTCTTGGAGGCTTGGGCTATGCACGCTGGGCATTTGAACTGcttgaacaagaagcaaAGCTCGGCGTCACATTTGACGTCATCGCTCTTGTTGCGGGTTCTTGTTCCACGCTGGGAGGTATACTCGCAGGCCTCAAGTTGGCGCAAAAGCAGGGCATTACAGGGTCTAAGAAGCATCTCATTGGATTTTCGGTATTGTATCCGAAGAAAGAGGATGTTGTTGAAAAGGTGTTGAGCATAGCAAAGAACGCAGCTTCAAAGACTGGCGTGTCTCCGGATGAGATCACGGAAGACGACTTTGAAATTGATGCTTCTTATATCGGGGAAGGATATGGACAGGTCAATGAGAGCACCGCTGATGGAATGAAGGAGCTAGCAAGAGCGGAGGGTATTCTGACTGATCCTGTCTATACGGGTAAAGCCTTCAACGGACTGCTCCATACAGCCAAGAGCGGCGGACTGAAAGGCAAGAATGTTCTTTTTATTCATACAGGAGGACAGGCTGTTCTTGGAGCTTATCCGCAGTTGAGATAG
- a CDS encoding fungal-specific transcription factor domain-containing protein has product MSTSPPDSDSISSTTVQVAKKACHSCRRARLRCDRSIPHCSKCASRGVECLGYGRLFLWTGSVATRGKLAGQSSSASVCRLPKQGESDMTIDVPSDVQSSDMQMGSFDTQGFEPGAWGLVSPQENQLFVLNKTKPWSPPSPPSPTSSNSPWTLVDPLFQDMTHSQRWYLNYYSTRVSLDLVGDDQTNGNRNPYLNLLQLTNEHSFLQQIIIAVSASHMCNLSRSWLGPNSYEREEAPKKLLMDALVAKQKGLQMMPDALRNIDTIGADVILATVLFLINSELIESGWQSWRPHLEGAKKLLNMIEPYTGSDTTLRDYIVADCYVYCTLSLSFNPSQPGTQAASFAPSQVKATLSRTNNSFFCCPPEVLDILRETAQLLHAEAQGNVSSNEALIEFTNLLDRVQRLDVLKWAKDRMPDASKAALWSSARTGSAHRLATCLYIIQAAPALRARMPDQVPKTLIQDLYETLLPQPDEDPNFKATGWPTFIYGTTATTPESRAWVMDRLKAVAQINPWGFLYSAIDTLQILWKHENGDDGCMNWLQKLKDLNVDFLMV; this is encoded by the exons ATGTCAACTTCGCCTCCCGACAGCGACAGTATCTCATCAACCACCGTCCAAGTAGCCAAGAAAGCCTGTCACAGCTGTCGCCGTGCGAGACTTCGCTGCGATAGGTCTATCCCGCACTGCTCGAAATGCGCTTCCAGGGGGGTTGAATGCCTGGGCTATGGCCGCCTATTTCTATGGACTGGCTCAGTAGCCACGCGGGGGAAATTGGCTGGACAGAGTTCTAGTGCCTCCGTGTGTCGATTACCCAAGCAAGGTGAATCGGACATGACTATTGATGTGCCATCCGATGTTCAATCTTCCGATATGCAAATGGGATCCTTCGATACTCAAGGCTTTGAGCCAGGTGCATGGGGTTTAGTGTCGCCTCAGGAAAATCAACTCTTTGTTCTGAACAAAACTAAGCCATGGTCCCCTCCTTCGCCCCcttcaccaacatcatcaaacTCTCCGTGGACATTGGTCGATCCATTATTTCAGGACATGACGCATTCCCAGAGATGGTACTTGAATTATT ATTCAACTCGAGTTAGCCTGGATCTCGTTGGTGATGACCAAACCAACGGTAACAGAAACCCATACCTAAATCTTCTGCAACTCACAAATGAGCATTCATTTTTACAACAAATTATCATTGCAGTATCTGCATCTCATATGTGCAATTTATCAAGATCATGGCTAGGCCCTAACTCAtatgaaagagaagaggcaCCAAAGAAATTGCTCATGGATGCTCTCGTTGCCAAACAAAAAGGACTGCAAATGATGCCCGATGCCTTACGAAATATTGACACCATTGGAGCCGATGTAATTCTTGCTACTGTTTTGTTTCTCATCAACTCAGAGCTCATCGAGTCTGGTTGGCAAAGTTGGCGGCCTCATCTCGAAGGCGCGAAGAAGCTTTTGAATATGATAGAACCATATACTGGCTCTGACACAACTCTGAGAGACTATATTGTTGCGGACTGTTATGT CTATTGCACATTGAGCTTGTCTTTCAACCCATCACAACCAGGCACCCAGGCAGCATCATTTGCaccaagtcaagtcaaggcAACATTATCGCGAACCAACAACTCTTTCTTCTGTTGCCCACCTGAAGTTCTCGACATCCTCCGTGAGACAGCACAACTTTTACATGCCGAAGCTCAAGGGAACGTCTCCAGCAATGAAGCGCTTATCGAATTCACCAACCTACTAGACCGCGTACAACGTCTCGACGTCCTCAAATGGGCAAAGGACAGAATGCCAGATGCAAGCAAAGCCGCCCTATGGAGTAGTGCCCGAACTGGCTCCGCGCACAGATTGGCAACATGTCTCTACATCATCCAGGCAGCTCCCGCACTACGAGCCAGGATGCCAGACCAAGTTCCCAAAACACTCATCCAGGATCTTTACGAGACGCTCCTACCACAGCCTGACGAAGACCCAAACTTCAAAGCCACAGGCTGGCCCACCTTTATTTATGGAACAACGGCAACGACTCCGGAGAGCCGGGCGTGGGTTATGGATCGATTAAAGGCGGTAGCGCAAATCAACCCGTGGGGATTTCTATACTCTGCAATTGATACGTTGCAGATTTTGTGGAAGCATGAGAATGGCGATGATGGATGTATGAATTGGCTGCAGAAACTCAAGGATTTGAACGTGGACTTTTTGATGGTCTAG
- a CDS encoding major facilitator superfamily domain-containing protein — translation MAVPSARDLDEVLPGTRRLFADEHASVASGDASIEKHGDVILVPPPTKSPNDPLNWSLARKTWHSFLVCYIVALTAATSNVAGAASTGVNEQYGISYDVFNTGAGVLFVAIGYWTLLSSPATHLYGRRILYLVGTVWGLIGNIWFGHLKNTGDTIWSQLFVGASESVAEAVVQLSLLDIWFEHQNGTSLGMYTLATTVGTYVGPLIGGHLAENVGWRWIGHMGAIASGFTLVLFYFGLEETAFERNRYLNLHQAEERDASRGNVEGIPAATGDHVVTKDAEEKNLSPPVDEEAAISQTASAVRREEVERNRLEASFARKKSYWQRIALITPASNLRGLGLTQYVHRLWHTMRIFSFPAVWFAGLQWGMQNIALSFYLTVEEDYWVNEPYNYSDSAVANMNIPCLIGSVIGCFYGGYCSDKFILWKAKRNNGIMEAEFRLYLMALCVIIFPLGMWLFGIGSAHGWDWPVPYVALGFIGFGYGCAGDLSITYLADSYPDMVLEGMVGVAVINNTLATIFTFVCSYWIDTGLQNSFIELGVLSFVIIMSSLPMAIWGKASRRWTLERYANFLRIRDGMDG, via the coding sequence ATGGCCGTTCCGTCAGCTCGCGATCTCGATGAAGTCCTTCCGGGCACACGACGTCTCTTCGCCGACGAGCACGCCAGCGTCGCTTCCGGTGATGCCAGTATCGAAAAGCACGGCGATGTCATCCTCGTCCCCCCTCCGACAAAGTCTCCCAATGATCCATTGAACTGGAGTCTTGCGCGCAAGACCTGGCATTCGTTTCTCGTGTGCTACATTGTCGCTTTGACCGCCGCCACCTCCAATGTCGCTGGCGCTGCGAGCACAGGCGTCAATGAACAATACGGGATTAGTTACGATGTTTTCAATACGGGCGCTGGTGTGCTCTTTGTCGCAATCGGATACTGGACGCTTCTCAGCTCGCCTGCGACGCATCTTTACGGACGACGAATTCTATACTTGGTAGGGACGGTATGGGGTCTTATTGGCAACATTTGGTTCGGCCATTTGAAGAACACCGGCGACACGATCTGGTCCCAGCTCTTTGTCGGGGCTTCCGAGTCTGTCGCTGAGGCCGTTGTTCAATTGTCTCTGCTGGACATTTGGTTCGAGCACCAGAATGGTACTTCGCTGGGTATGTACACCCTTGCCACTACAGTCGGAACCTATGTTGGTCCTTTGATCGGAGGCCATTTGGCAGAGAATGTCGGGTGGCGCTGGATTGGCCACATGGGCGCAATTGCCTCTGGCTTCACCCTCGTCCTCTTTTACTTCGGTCTTGAGGAGACAGCCTTTGAGCGCAATCGCTACCTCAATCTCCACCAGGCTGAGGAGCGCGACGCCAGCCGCGGCAATGTTGAGGGTATTCCCGCGGCTACTGGCGACCATGTTGTCACCAAAGAtgccgaggagaagaaccTATCGCCTCCGGTTGACGAAGAAGCTGCGATCTCTCAAACCGCATCTGCAGTGCGACGAGAGGAGGTCGAGCGCAACAGACTCGAGGCCTCGTTCGCGCGCAAGAAGTCTTACTGGCAGCGCATTGCTCTTATCACTCCAGCGTCCAACCTGCGCGGTTTGGGATTGACGCAGTATGTCCACCGCCTGTGGCACACGATGCGCATCTTTTCCTTTCCCGCAGTTTGGTTCGCTGGTCTTCAGTGGGGAATGCAGAACATTGCATTGTCCTTCTACCTCACCGTCGAGGAGGATTACTGGGTGAACGAGCCGTACAACTACAGCGACTCTGCTGTCGCCAACATGAACATTCCTTGTCTGATTGGAAGTGTCATCGGCTGTTTCTACGGCGGATACTGCAGCGACAAGTTCATCCTCTGGAAGGCTAAACGTAACAACGGCATTATGGAGGCCGAGTTTCGTCTCTACCTCATGGCCCTCTGCGTGATCATCTTCCCATTGGGTATGTGGCTATTCGGTATCGGCTCAGCGCATGGTTGGGACTGGCCTGTTCCCTACGTCGCGCTGGGCTTTATCGGCTTCGGCTACGGTTGCGCTGGTGATCTGAGCATCACGTACCTAGCCGACAGCTATCCCGACATGGTTCTCGAGGGCATGGTTGGTGTCGccgtcatcaacaacaccctcgCCACCATCTTCACATTCGTGTGCAGCTACTGGATTGACACCGGTCTACAGAACTCTTTCATCGAGCTTGGTGTTCTTAGCTTTGTCATTATCATGTCGTCGCTGCCCATGGCTATTTGGGGCAAGGCGTCGCGTCGCTGGACTTTGGAGCGGTATGCCAACTTCTTGCGCATTCGCGATGGTATGGACGGTTGA